The Candidatus Izemoplasma sp. genome has a window encoding:
- a CDS encoding TetR/AcrR family transcriptional regulator encodes MFQNEKEDVRVRYTREWTFEALHQLLKSKKVSSITISQLIDKAGISRATFYRHFHSMTDVVEAKILSFFSQLYDDLVSLYSSDMPEDEQYLIRYFFEKINQEKEMVDVVLKTKCDYMMVNGILKLITYFKDQFYPIMINNTTAETYTLEIVASSAWTLLSRWHKRGKQEAPNELATIYSQTFRQVSMALFENRHISR; translated from the coding sequence ATGTTTCAAAATGAGAAAGAAGATGTCCGTGTTCGATATACGAGAGAGTGGACATTTGAAGCATTACATCAGTTATTGAAGTCAAAAAAAGTATCATCAATAACAATTTCTCAACTGATCGATAAAGCGGGAATTTCACGCGCAACATTTTACCGTCATTTTCATTCAATGACAGATGTGGTTGAAGCTAAAATACTGTCTTTTTTTAGTCAGTTATATGATGATTTAGTTTCTTTGTACTCAAGTGACATGCCTGAAGATGAACAATATTTAATTCGTTATTTCTTTGAAAAAATCAACCAAGAAAAAGAAATGGTAGACGTTGTTTTAAAGACAAAGTGTGATTATATGATGGTAAATGGTATACTAAAGTTAATTACGTATTTTAAAGATCAGTTCTACCCGATTATGATTAATAACACAACAGCCGAAACGTACACATTAGAAATTGTTGCCTCAAGTGCATGGACACTCTTATCACGTTGGCATAAACGGGGGAAACAAGAAGCACCTAATGAACTGGCTACAATTTATTCACAAACATTTCGCCAAGTATCGATGGCGCTATTTGAAAATCGACATATTTCGAGGTGA